A part of Notolabrus celidotus isolate fNotCel1 chromosome 21, fNotCel1.pri, whole genome shotgun sequence genomic DNA contains:
- the cped1 gene encoding cadherin-like and PC-esterase domain-containing protein 1 translates to MRCLLLSLLREAGMLLRRRSRSGPLLLLGVAVCLFYQTLMVARNRLRSGPQPPAAEVRSRRPTEEVMMEETRSFISALETLQREAQVQVQSQSPPRRRRALVLTGQHAVSDTEVQLYQRVLQQLHYQVQMSRYAETSSSLRQNQGVGGWSLCLCLSSAERSCMRRISYSHLQLHQMVNLLPELMEAFSDAGGGLCQFLTRLHLTGSKLPMMPHSCGSTNQRLQVPQEEEGWDSRSPVGALDATVNVYVLVTSVNPLISFLHDIIVVRTNQEQRGRTIKLRDFLLQQLGSNISHDAVMQVKRVTGEVLQAAVSTNQKKENHNRCVLCYQLMTFTLQFSGSITPVVVQVDVDLQFSALSDDTFDGQITKDLILEDTLHFLLSSHTHLSSETRRQYGGCRGSHGVCLSEEEFVLLFQFQQQMETPSPFQLLYPNISSSPSSSSSPLSVSDLLIRISRFYEIRADESEEPTNQESDLSSSQDEDLCVDPHLRQIYTDPPLTLTPPFSPHVKEYRAEVTFDTVTVRIRPEPVSPACQVHLDEHRGPRMANYPVGLGDSRISILVTDDAELEHVALTIYTVHVYRESRPSLPMFGDHVMCSFLQDCGLMVQPGHPCGLQPFSQSQSSLHTCSSGHQPGRWVVPCLSCSDNRTCDWREVAWQPDGCYHPLVERPLLQDCMAGRKVLFIGDSTNRGMMYFLMERVNSSLEDWGKAHDLLVYRDLNSGRTQVSYSYYPQFWLEKKLRPTFRQALLQLIHRSRPLVNSNMTVLVVGGVQWLNSDHLRTVREVLDRESLSDVLVVVKSLGMGFHLPVDGIRSLALREIQQLYRENSDIISTAKHHGYEVIDTFSITMGRYKEFLQGRCACHFHEVEKIESSILSENTTSSTNRTRSTKTAAELSSQSAMLDMDQEMWPKALSYHVRGPVNQVYSEILLSRLCPKTGN, encoded by the exons atgcgGTGCCTCCTGTTGTCTCTGCTGAGGGAGGCCGGGATGCTGCTCCGCCGCCGGTCCCGCTCCgggccgctgctgctgctcgggGTGGCGGTGTGTCTCTTCTACCAGACCCTGATGGTGGCCCGGAACCGGCTCAGGTCCGGACCGCAGCCCCCCGCAGCGGAAGTGAGGAGCAGGAGGCCAACAGAGGAGGTGATGATGGAGGAGACCCGGAGCTTCATCTCTGCTCTGGAGACTCTGCAGAGGGAGGCACAG gtccaggtccagtcTCAGTCTCCTCCCCGCCGCCGTCGGGCTTTGGTTCTGACAGGTCAACATGCGGTGTCTGACACAGAGGTCCAGCTGTACCAGagagtcctgcagcagctccactaCCAGGTCCAGATGTCCCGATACGCCGAGACTAGCAGTTCGCTCCGCCAGAACCAAG GTGTAGGTGGGTggagtctgtgtctgtgtctgagcagtgcagagaggagctgtaTGAGGAGGATCTCCTACTCTCACCTGCAGCTTCATCAAATG GTGAACCTGCTACCTGAGCTGATGGAGGCGTTCTCTGACGCAGGGGGAGGGCTGTGTCAGTTCCTCACTCGTTTACACCTCACAG GATCTAAATTACCCATGATGCCTCACTCCTGTGGATCGACCAATCAAAGGCTGCAGGTtcctcaggaggaggagggctgggACAG tCGCTCACCTGTTGGAGCTCTGGATGCCACGGTGAATGTTTACGTCCTGGTGACGTCAGTGAATCCACTCATTTCCTTCCTGCATGACATCATCGTGGTGAGGACCAATCAGGAGCAGAGGGGACGGACCATAAAG ctcagggacttcctgctgcagcagctgggATCAAACATTTCACATGACGCTGTAATGCAGGTGAAGAGGGTGACAGGAGAGGTGCTGCAGGCTGCTGTGTCGACCaatcagaagaaagaaaatcacaacag GTGTGTGCTCTGTTACCAGCTGATGACCTTCACTCTGCAGTTCAGTGGCTCCATCACACCTGTTGTTGTTCAG gtGGATGTTGATCTGCAGTTTTCGGCTCTGAGTGACGACACATTTGACGGACAGATCACCAAAGACCTGATCCTGGAGGACACACTGCACTTCCTgctgtcctcacacacacacctgtcctcaGAGACACGGAGACAG tacgGTGGCTGCAGAGGGTCACATGGCGTCTGTTTGTCAGAGGAGGAGTTTGTTCTTCTTTTCCAGTTTCAGCAGCAGatggaaacaccttctccttTTCAACTG ctgTACCCCAAcatctcttcctccccctcctcctcctcctctccgctCAGTGTCTCAGATCTTCTCATCAGGATCAGTCGATTCTACGAGATTAG AGCTGATGAGTCAGAGGAACCCACCAATCAGGAGTCAGATCTGTCTTCCTCACAGGATGAAG acctCTGTGTGGACCCTCATCTGAGACAGATTTACACTGACCCACCCCTCACTCTGACTCCGCCCTTCAGCCCCCACGTGAAGGAGTATCGAGCTGAGGTGACCTTTGACACGGTGACCGTAAGAATCCGACCTGAGCCCGTTAGCCCAGCGTGTCAGGTCCACCTGGACGAGCACCGAGGACCCAG GATGGCGAACTATCCAGTCGGTCTCGGTGACAGCAGAATCAGCATCCTGGTTACAGACGACGCAGAGCTGGAGCATGTCGCGTTGACAATCTACACCGTGCATGTGTACAGAGAGAGCCGGCCCAGTCTGCCCATGTTTGGAGATCATGTGATGTGCAGCTTCCTGCAG gactGTGGTCTGATGGTGCAGCCGGGGCACCCTTGTGGTCTGCAGCCTTTCAGCCAATCTCAGAGTTCTCTTCACACCTGCAGCTCAGGACATCAACCAG GTCGGTGGGTGGTCCCGTGTCTCAGCTGTTCTGACAACAGGACATGTGATTGGAGGGAAGTTGCCTGGCAACCAGACGGCTGTTATCACCCGTTAGTGGAGCGCCCCCTGCTGCAGGACTGCATGGCGGGTAGGAAG GTGTTGTTTATCGGGGACTCGACCAATCGGGGGATGATGTACTTCCTGATGGAGAGGGTGAACTCGAGTCTGGAGGACTGGGGGAAGGCTCACGACCTGCTGGTCTACAGGGACCTCAACTCAGGGCGGACCCAGGTCAGCTACTCGTATTATCCTCAGTTCTGGTTGGAGAAGAAGCTCAGGCCCACCTTCAGAcaggctctgctgcagctgatccACAG GTCACGACCTCTGGTGAACTCCAACATGACGGTTCTAGTTGTGGGCGGAGTTCAGTGGCTAAACTCGGATCACCTGAGGACGGTCAGAGAAGTGCTTGACAG AGAGTCTCTGAGTGATGTCCTGGTGGTGGTGAAATCTTTGGGGATGGGTTTCCATCTCCCTGTAGACGGGATCCGCTCTCTCGCTCTG AGAGAGATCCAGCAGCTCTACAGAGAGAACAGTGATATCATCTCCACAGCAAAGCATCATGGGTATGAGGTGATCGACACATTTAGCATCACGATGGGTCGGTACAAAGAGTTCCTGCAGGGACGCTGTGCCTGCCACTTTCACGAG gTGGAGAAGATTGAGTCCTCAATCctctcagaaaacacaacgtcCTCAaccaacagaaccagatccacTAAAACGGCTGCTGAACTCAGCAGCCAATCGGCCATGCTGGACATGGATCAAGAGATGTGGCCCAAAGCCTTGTCCTATCATGTGAGAGGACCAGTGAACCAGGTGTACTCTGAGATCCTACTTAGTCGCCTGTGTCCTAAAACCGGGAACTGA